The following are encoded together in the Desulfovibrio aminophilus genome:
- a CDS encoding bifunctional diguanylate cyclase/phosphodiesterase, which produces MSPTTRTEPLDSETAAAAFGLLLDGAPDPAALVGPDARVERANAAFAQAFGPLAATPGGDPALLPAALSDRRGLERLLRDAATAPLRLRLSLRQARGLPAPFEVTAVPQPGGRLLLLARDLSAVAALERSERRYRNVFDNAVEGIFVTTPDGRYVDANPALARMYGFDSPATLKAHFDDIASQLYVRPGRRDEYMALMTEHGEVLAFESEVYRKDGSSIWISENSRALPGPDGRPEFYEGTVMDVTERKRAKEDLEAQRAYFHQLFESSPQAIVLIGVDGRIVNVNSGFEALFGHEAHTVRGRLNREVVVPGERIHEAESFNRTVLAGQPIQAETMRRHRLGRLIPVAVIGYPVRVAGRIAGVFYIYTDITQRKEFEEQLAHQAFHDALTGLPNRLLFNERVERAVERAARREDYRFAVLMIDLDRFKTVNDSLGHQAGDKLLMAAARRLESCVRSVDSVARLGGDEFALLLEEYEHPHDVTRVARRIHEAMEKPFAIDGTGVVCGASIGIVLRAESYRGAEDILRDADIAMYRAKSQGTAQYKVFNRKMHEQATEFMQLELELRQALDRDELAVHYQPIVAVGDQRLKGFEALVRWEHPRRGRISPDRFIPVAEETGLIAPLGQWVLLQACAQMRRWRDLHPEAAGLSMSVNISSRQIMRRDFLDGVQEALDRTGLPPGALKLELTESSLLKDSKVCMETLHALRDLGVRLVVDDFGTGYSSLNYLQRLPIDTLKIDRSFISGEANPEIVRTIIALARNLNLNVVAEGVEREDQLERLARENCDEAQGFLFSKPVDGFNAGRLIARLLGDGGPCREDQRPERMRSMRAVVE; this is translated from the coding sequence ATGTCCCCGACCACGCGAACCGAACCCCTTGATTCCGAAACCGCCGCCGCGGCCTTCGGCCTGCTCCTGGACGGCGCGCCCGATCCGGCCGCCCTGGTCGGGCCGGACGCCCGCGTGGAGCGGGCCAACGCGGCCTTCGCCCAGGCCTTCGGTCCCCTGGCCGCGACGCCGGGCGGCGACCCGGCCCTGCTCCCGGCCGCCCTCTCCGACCGCCGGGGCCTGGAGCGGCTGCTGCGCGACGCCGCCACCGCCCCGCTCCGCCTGCGCCTGAGCCTGCGCCAGGCCCGGGGCCTGCCCGCGCCCTTCGAGGTCACGGCCGTGCCGCAACCGGGCGGACGCCTCCTGCTCCTGGCCCGCGATCTCTCCGCCGTGGCCGCCCTGGAGCGCTCCGAGCGGCGCTACCGGAACGTCTTCGACAACGCGGTGGAGGGCATCTTCGTGACCACGCCCGACGGCCGCTACGTGGACGCCAACCCGGCCCTGGCCCGGATGTACGGCTTCGACTCGCCCGCGACCCTCAAGGCCCACTTCGACGACATCGCCTCCCAGCTCTATGTCCGGCCCGGACGCCGCGACGAGTACATGGCCCTCATGACCGAGCATGGGGAGGTGCTGGCCTTCGAGTCCGAGGTCTACCGCAAGGACGGCAGCAGCATCTGGATCTCGGAGAACTCCCGCGCCCTTCCCGGGCCGGACGGCCGCCCGGAGTTCTACGAAGGCACGGTCATGGACGTCACCGAACGCAAGCGGGCCAAGGAAGATCTGGAGGCTCAGCGGGCCTACTTCCATCAGCTCTTCGAGAGTTCGCCCCAGGCCATCGTGCTCATCGGCGTGGACGGCCGGATCGTGAACGTGAACAGCGGCTTCGAGGCCCTCTTCGGCCACGAGGCCCATACCGTGCGCGGCAGGCTCAACCGCGAGGTGGTGGTGCCCGGGGAGCGCATCCACGAGGCCGAGAGCTTCAACCGCACGGTCCTGGCCGGGCAGCCCATCCAGGCCGAGACCATGCGCCGCCACCGCCTGGGCCGCCTCATCCCGGTGGCGGTCATCGGCTATCCCGTGCGCGTGGCCGGGCGCATCGCCGGAGTCTTCTACATCTACACCGACATCACCCAACGCAAGGAATTCGAGGAGCAGCTCGCGCACCAGGCCTTCCACGACGCCCTCACCGGCCTGCCCAACCGCCTGCTCTTCAACGAGCGTGTGGAGCGCGCCGTGGAGCGCGCCGCCCGCCGCGAGGACTACCGCTTCGCCGTGCTCATGATCGACCTGGACCGCTTCAAGACGGTCAACGACTCCCTGGGCCACCAGGCCGGGGACAAGCTGCTCATGGCCGCGGCCCGCCGCCTGGAGTCCTGCGTGCGCTCCGTGGACAGCGTAGCCCGCCTGGGCGGGGACGAGTTCGCCCTGCTCCTGGAGGAGTACGAGCATCCCCACGACGTGACCCGCGTGGCCCGGCGCATCCACGAGGCCATGGAGAAACCCTTCGCCATCGACGGCACGGGCGTGGTCTGCGGGGCGAGCATCGGCATCGTGCTCCGGGCCGAGTCCTACCGGGGCGCGGAGGACATCCTGCGGGACGCGGACATCGCCATGTACCGGGCCAAATCCCAGGGCACGGCCCAGTACAAGGTCTTCAACCGCAAGATGCACGAGCAGGCCACGGAGTTCATGCAGCTGGAGCTGGAACTGCGCCAGGCCCTGGACCGGGACGAGCTGGCCGTGCACTACCAGCCCATCGTGGCCGTGGGCGATCAGCGGCTCAAGGGCTTCGAGGCCCTGGTGCGCTGGGAGCATCCCCGCCGGGGCCGCATCTCGCCGGACCGCTTCATCCCCGTGGCCGAGGAGACCGGCCTCATCGCGCCGCTGGGCCAGTGGGTCCTGCTCCAGGCCTGCGCCCAGATGCGCCGCTGGCGCGACCTCCATCCCGAGGCCGCGGGCCTGAGCATGAGCGTGAACATCTCCAGCCGCCAGATCATGCGGCGGGACTTCCTGGACGGCGTTCAGGAGGCCCTGGACCGCACCGGCCTGCCCCCCGGGGCCCTCAAGCTGGAACTCACCGAGAGCTCCCTGCTCAAGGATTCCAAGGTCTGCATGGAGACCCTGCACGCCTTGCGCGACCTGGGGGTGCGGCTGGTGGTGGACGACTTCGGCACGGGCTATTCCTCGCTGAACTACCTCCAGCGCCTGCCCATCGACACGCTCAAGATCGACCGCTCCTTCATCAGCGGCGAGGCCAATCCCGAGATCGTGCGCACGATCATCGCCCTGGCCCGCAACCTGAACCTGAACGTGGTGGCCGAGGGCGTGGAGCGCGAGGACCAGCTCGAACGGCTGGCCCGCGAGAACTGCGACGAGGCCCAGGGCTTTCTCTTCTCCAAGCCCGTGGACGGATTCAACGCCGGGCGGCTCATCGCCCGGCTGCTGGGCGACGGCGGGCCCTGCCGCGAGGATCAGCGGCCGGAGCGGATGCGCTCGATGAGGGCGGTGGTGGAGTAG